The genomic stretch GACAACTACCCCAAGCACACTAGTCGTCTTACCAAAGAATGGTTAAAAAAGTTAATGTTTTGGAACGGCCGAGTCAAAGTCCGGACCTTAATCCAGTTAAAATGTCGTAGAAcgacctgaagcaagcagttcatAAGAGGGAACACACCAACATCACAGAGATGAAGTTTTTTTGTTCTGAGGAATAGGATAAAATTTCTACAAGCTGTGCAGGACTGTTCACCAGTTACAAAATTTGCGGTTATTTCTGCAAAAGagggtcacaccagatactaaAACCAAAGatttgatcccctgctgattttgtaAGTTTGtccactgacaaagaaattatcagtctgtaattttaatggtaggtttaACTGTGAGAGACAGAAAAAAGAAGAAGCACATTAAGGCCCTGGAGGggcctagccagtctccagaCCTTAACCTCATAGAAAATCTGTGGAGGGAGCTGAAGATTCAAGTTGCCAAATGTCAGCCTCGAAACCTTAATGacttggagaggatctgcaaagaGGAGTGGGACAAAATCCCTCCTGAGATGTGTGCAAACCTGCTGGACAACTACAAGAAACGTCTGACCTCTGCCAACAAAGGTTTTGGCACCAAGTACTAAGTCATGTTTTGCGAAGGGGTcaatacttatttcactcattaaattGCACATCAATCtataacttttttgaaatgcatttttctggatttttttttgttgttgttgttattctgtctctcactgttcaaatgaacataccattaaaattatagactgatcatttctttgtcagtgggcaaatgtacaaaatcagcaggggatcaaataattttttcccctcactgtGCTTTTACCACTCATAGATATGTAAAACTGGATGATCTtctctcatttgtttgattagaTCCTCTTTGTCTACTTTAAGGACTTGTatgaaaatgtcatgttttgtgtCATATTTATGCAAGAATATAGCAAATTCTGAgtggttcacaaactttcaagcaccACTTTATATAtcgtttaatattttatttaaaaacataatgtaTAGCTGTAACGTAAATGCCTAAAAATGGCTTGTGAttggtttaaaatgttttgtgtttgactTTTGTCCATTAAATGTAGTCCTCGTTGGGTAGGGTCATCCACGCTTCCTGACATTGCTGCAGACCTACAGAGCATCCAGAAAGCCTTGGGGGTCGATCCTCAGCAACGTCTTGACTTCATTCTCATTAGAGATGACATGGTGGCCAGAGAGGTAAAGTGCCTGATACGTTCTACAGATACATTTGAGTTGGCCTTGCTTGTCAAATACActactgttattttaatgatCCCAGACCCACGGCCTGCCGCTTCCTACAGCTCTGGAGAACTGGAGGAGTCTTGTGGAGCAGAGAGCAGTGGATATGATCTATCACATCTATGAGCCCAGTAATAGGTGAGGAGCCAATCAGAGGAGCCGGCAAGTCTCGAAAAGAGAATTTATTAAGTTGCTtattagggctgggttttgacacaaatttcatgatTCGATTCATTTATGCTTTACAAGCTTGTGATTCAATTCTGATTTCAAGTCAATAtcgatttttttaatatatatcatgtacagtatatataataaaaaatatctctcaactaatgctgtaaaacatATATGAGTCAGTTGGTACTGCATTACTATAaaattgaaggttaaaattttaacactaaactaaacaaagttaactttaactttaaattacatatccctgctgaaaaaaacggcatatgctggtaggtatgttttgatgctggtttaagctggtcctttgctggtttatgctggtccttagctagtCAAGGACCaccataaaccagcatcaaaacatacctaccaccATATGCTAGTTTTTACACCAGGGatttctactccaatttgttttttgaaatataaacatgtaaatggtggctgtcataaaaactaaTGATAGTGATTATGTTATATGATGCATATAGTTAGCAAATGCTCctaaattctaaaaattctaattctaaAGCTTCGTttcatattaaaagtaacaaataacaAAGCTTATTGAGATTTATTGGACGGGAGGTGTGCTAAAATGTTacgttcattaactgaaaacaggctagactaatcgattcttgggatttaagaatcaatgtCATTTCGTAAAAATAAGATAcgattaaaatcaataaatagacTTTTTTACCCAGCACTATTACTAATTGTTTAAGGATTCTGTAATTGTTTACGTGCTTTTTGTGTGTCCTCAGGCAGAATTTACAGCTATGTGTGGGTCCGCTTTTTGACATTCTCCTAACCAACATCGAGAACAAAATTCAAGGCACAACCTCTACACCAGACaggtgttttctttttgaacaatatatttattgttttatcatttaaatgcttttttaatgttttggttAAAATGTTCTTGTACAATCCACATAACTTTTAAGACCACTGTGTACATCTCTACCTGATTTCCAGATTTGCAAAACTTGAGAGGTGCTGCCCCACAGTGGTCAGAAGTTCATGTGTGTAAATGTCCAATCTTAAGAGTTGCTCTTTGTGTTTATTGATATAGAAAGTTGTTCCTGTACTCTGTGCATGACACCACACTAATGCCATGTCTCATGGCTTTGGGGATTTTTGACATGAAATGGCCACCGTATGCAGCCGACATCACACTGGAGCTATACCAGCATCGTCAAACTAACCAGCACTATGTTAAAGTGTCCTACATTGGCCAGGTAACACACACATTGACTATTTGGAAGGGAAAAAAGTTTTGAGGCTTACACAATTCCCTACCTCCATCAGTTTTTCATTGCTGAATAGCTGTCTTTTTGTGACGTCCACATCTGAAGCTGTTATTTCTTGTACTTACAGGACCAAATGATTCCAGGCTGCAGTGACGTCTACTGCCCGCTGAATGAGTTTAAGAAAGCCATGGCTGTTTACACTCTACCTGACGAACGTTACTATGCCCTCTGTGACAGTGTTGCTGACCATCCCAAACTCTGACCTCTTACTAGCTCTCAATTCTCACAACAGAAAACGCACAGATGGGTCTCTAGAAACCTCTGGAGCTCAGGTCTCTCCTACATGGATTCAAGTGTTCATATTAATGAAATGGCAATATAGAGAGTCTTATGTTTAAATTGTCTATTGTTTaaggcaggggtgcccaaactcagtcttGGAGAgccaatgtcctgcagagtttagctccaacttgcctcaacacacctgccaggaagtttctagtatgcctagtaagagcttaattagctggttcatgtgtttaattggggttggtgctaaactctgcaggacaccagccctccaggactgaatttgggcacccctggttcATGACTCGATATGCACTGCGGATAAACGTTTCTCCATTTGTTAAGTCGGTAAACAAATTCTTTTACAGATACTTATAATATTAAGCAAGCATACATTTCGCAGCCAAGATATTGATAATGTGTGTGAATTTGTGTACAACTATTCAAATGGGAGTTAGTGTGTGATGTTTTCATTAGGTGCCTTCATTACAGAGTATCAtctgaaaatgctgaaaatacggATTGTGCTAAAACCtcataattttaatatctgatgttttaacatcaaattaagtGCTGTTAAATGTAATATGCAAGCAGAAATGGTGAAAACTTTCATATTCACTACTGATATGCATATTAAATACAATGatacaataaaaaatcttaagtgttttaaatattctacattttatagtttatttttaccATGTGTATTCACTAGTGTAACAAACCAAAATACCACAGTACACAGATAGCGAAGcaaatgtagattttaaaatgcaaaatttatttatatggcTATTTGGTCGTTCTACATTTTAAACGTGTTTTCAGACAAAACACCTCAACATTTAAAACTTCTTCATATAAGtcaattgcatttttatgttaaagAAGGATATGCATAAAAAGTCAGACAAGGAATTATCAAAGGAGGAGGGgaggagaggaaaaaaaaaaaaaaaaaaaaaaaaaaaaaaaaatcacattagaCATTTTGGGATTCCCTTATTTGACAGACACAGTCAGTGTCTCATTTTGAAAAGCTGTAGTTGAGCATTTTCATAAAATGGTATATACCAAAATTCTGGTATTTAACCAATGGTTAaccatttttgtgatttttccaCAACTCTAACCTCTTTAACGAAccttcattttaaaattcctGTCTAATTTCTGTAATAGTTTTCTAAAACATTGCCAGACAACCACACGTTTAGAGCAGTCCGCCAGCTTCACTCCAACAATCATTCAAGTACATCCCAGTCCATCGCATCTCTCTTAGGTTTCAAAACAAAGCGAACATTAAGTGCACTCAAGATTATgccatttataaaaaataatcataataacaatagtaataacaaCTGTAGTAATTACATTAGTAGTAacaaatttaaagcattctaCACAATTCTCATTATACATATATCACCTTAAACCATCAGGCTCCGCCCCCCTGAGAAATACACCATGGGTTCAAGTTCTGGTTCAACACATCTGTATAATTGCAAAGCAACTTCGGCTTAGTTacttaaataacaacaacaattattgtgaagaaaaagacaatttaaaccattataacattatttacattaataaattgaACCTCATTGTCATACATATCACAGATCCGTGGTATTTACAGCGTAAATATTTAACGAAACAAAGCTTTGCTCCTCTTCATTTAAATCCTGTGGCTTTTTACCTAAAATTAAAGACAATAAATTGAAATTCCCatgaatgttcaaaaaaaacaaCGGAAATATTGATACGTCTGTGGATTACAGACTGACCTCACTGAGCAGCAATGCACTGGCGGCATTTGTAGATCTTGGGATTGTGTGTCCTTATGTGATTCCTCACATTTCGCTGTCTGAAGAATGTTTTGCTGCACAACTGCAGGAGAGAATTGAATGTGAAAACCAGATATACCTTTGAGgtctaaagtttacatacaccttgcaaactgtaaattattttgccaaaataggaggaatcatacaaaatgcatgttattttttatttagtgctgacctgaataagatatttcacataagacatttacatatagttcacaagagaaaataatagtcgaatttataaaaatgaccctgttcaaaactGTACATAcgattgattcttaatactgcgttgttaactgaatgatccatagctgaTTCGTTTTTTGTTtagctgatgttttttttttatttttgtttagtgatggttgttcatgagtcccttgtttgtcctgaacatttaagctgcctgctgttcttcagaaaagtccttcaggtctcacagattctttggtttttcagcatttctgtgtatttgaaccttttccaacaatgactgtatgatttttagatccatcttttcacactgaggacaactgagagactcatatgcaactattacagaaggctcaaatgctcactgatgctccagaacgaaaaaccatgcattaagagcttggggtaaaattttttttaatttaaaaatcagggtAAGTTTAACTTacttgtcttctgggaaacatgtaagtatcttcatGTAAGttgcttctgaaaggcagtactaaaatgaaaaatatatatattttggcaaaataagagaaatgtacacatcttcattttgttcaaaagtttacacccctgctcttaatgcacagtttttccttctggagcatcagtgagcatttgaaccttctgtaatagttgcatatgagtccctcagttgtcctcagtgtgaaaagattgatctcaaaaaacacacagtcattgctggaaataccaaagaatttgtgggatctgaaggatttgtctgaagaacagcaggcagtttgttcaggctgttcaggacaaacaaaggactcataaacaactatcactaaacaaacaaaaaaacagctgtggacgTTTGAAcgggggtcatttttataaacttattttctcatgtggactatatgtaaacatctttcatgtgaaatatcttattcaggtcagtactaaataaaaaataagatgcattttttatgatccctcttattttgataaaataatttacattttgcagattttgcaaggtgtatataaacttttgatctcaactgtagAAGTACAAAGTCattctgtgaaataaaaacttacTGTAGTGCTTTTTGTCACTTTTATAAAGCAGAGAGTATACTGAAAAGATGGAGTGAGCAAGGAGAAATGGAATTGAGAAATTCTGCGAGGCAGATTCAAACCCACGCCACTCTATCAATATTCTGGACAGCCACAAACCGCTAGGTCGCAGTTCTGATGctacttttttttacaataagcTTTGTTCAGTAGACAAGCACATTGTTAGGAAGATAAAGGAGCACCTCCAGGACTGAGTCATGATACATACCGGGCAGGGCCAGTGTTTGCCTTCGATGTGCCTGATCCGGTGCATAATAAGGGCATCACAGTCCCTATAGGAGGCTCTGCACTGCAGGCAAGAATGTGGCCCACTCGAGGCCTGACCGTGAGGACCCTTCTGCTGTTTCAGACGTGCCCGTCGGATGGATTCCAGTAGGACGGAACGGCGACTGCTCAGAGGAAGCAGCTTATTTACATTCTACCaagacacaaaaacattttcaagtgtcattttatgtttattactaGTTTAAATTTAGTATCGTTCTTTCCAACGATTGACATTTGAGTACTACTTCCCTAAACCAGACTGCATAAGAGTTTACAAAACAGTTACGTAACATGCCTTTGTCATAAGAATAAACATCACCATCTGCTAGCATGAGAAAACCCATATCACCTTTGTCTTTGTAGGTTCTTTCTTGACTTTACAGCTCCTCTTGGTGACCTGGGGGTGTCTAGAAACCCTTGGGACCTGTGACCTTTGGGACACTCTTGTTTCATCCCTCTCACTCTTCACTCGAATAGCAGTCCTTTGGGAAAAGGGTGAGTGCCTGTTGCCAAGTCCGGCCCAGTGAGGCCCATTTAGACCTGTCCGGTCTGGCATAATCCTGGCCCTCAACCGATCTTTTCTCAACATGCCGGGTGATGTATCGCAATGGGAACTACTTCCATGAGAGACCGATCGAGTTAGGTAGATGTCAACGCTGTCCTCCTCCCGTTTAATGCCACTCGGTGGCCGACAGAAGCCGAAAAGGAAGCCTTGATCCAGTAGTTTGACAGGTGGTTTGCTCTGACGCTTGCCTAGGTCTGAGTCACCGCTGGTTGGGAATGGCTGGGTTAGGGGCAAGGGGTCAGCTGGCTCTTCCTTTATCGTTTTATAAAGGGGATGGCTGTGAAGTTGCTGATGGTTGGAAGTATCCCAGTTCACGATGGCGTACTGCACTTCAGGACTCTCTTTTCTGTTCCCGCATTCCTTAATCTTTCTGTTCTCCTTCACCTGCGTTCCTCTTTCAGTTCTGCTGTGCTTTGCTTGTGGCTTTCCTGTAGCATGGTTGCATTTTTTGCTTTCCATTTGTTTTGAGCTCTTAGGTTTGTCTATCGGGGGGCGCCCAGGTTTGTGCCGCTTTGTGTGCTGCAACTTTGTTGTGGCTACCCTTACTGTGCGATCTGCTGGTGGGCGACCCCTACGTCCTGTCGCTTTAGGAGAAGCTCCCTGGGGATTGTAGGCAGTATTGCGACGATGAATAGGTTGAAGGATGGCACTGTCCGAAGATTCTTGTTTTATCCTGAGCATATTTCTTTTTGAAGGAGAAGAGGCCTCGTGTGCTGGTACTCTACCTCTTCGTGCAGGGTGGGAAGGTGCTTTATCTTGATTTCTGTGGTGGCGTCTGAGCGGTCGATCTGTTGCACTGGAGTCTGCCTGCAGCAATGACCTGCTACGAGTCGCTCTTGCAATTGGCTGCACGGCTTGGGCTGCAGGATCGTGCCTTTTCCTTTTGGACCTTTCTTGGTTCCAAGGTTCTACTTTCACTGGTCTGTTCAGCAAGTCCATTCTGCTCATGTCGCAGAGGGATAGAGTAGGATTAACGGCGGCGAGCACACCTAAACTGGCTCCGAAAGCCAACGGGACACCCTGTGCACGAGGTTTACGTCGGGCTGTGAGTGAATAATCACTGACTTTTAATTTCCTAAGTCGTTTTTTCTGCCCCCAACCAGAGAGTTCCTCTGGACCAGGCACCAGGGATTTCCTCTGCAAGCCAAGGAAGCTAAGAAGACGGTATTTCTCCTGAGCACGTGGGCTGTGCACCTCATCCTGAGGGACTGTGTTACATACCTCCTCTTCCACATCTTCGTCCTTTACTGAGGTAACACGGGTCAAAGAATTTGCCTGAGATTGGGACGGAGTCactgagaattcacactgggaCTTATACGACCGGTAGGAAGAAGACTTCCTCTTTCTTTTGGTGGAAAGGTCAATTTTGGGCAGGAGTCTGCGCAAAGCAAGTGCAGCGCCAGGTGAGGAACGAAGCAGGCGGCGTGATGGAGAGGAAGAACGAGTAGAGGTGCAAGGAGATGTTGAGATGATTGAAGATGCGGGGCGGGAGGACGATTTTCTCTTGCAGGATGGAGATTTAAAGTCCATGAGCTTCATTCTACGATTTGGGCTGCATGGAAAACCATTTCCCTCCATCTGAAAACTGGAGAGGACTTGGCATTGCAACTGAGGGTTTAAGGTTTCTGTTTCAGATTCATCTGTGATCTTATCAACAGTGTGCTCTCTGTGCTGTGCTTGAATGTTCCAGGAAGACCCCGAACCTTCTCCTTCTTCATCGTCCCTCCTCCTCTTGAGTCCCACTTTCCCTCCTGAAGTTGAGGAGTGGTCTCTCCTGTAAGGTCCAGGTACTGAATTATTTGGTTCTCCAGGAGAACTGTGCATTCTAGAACGTAACTGACAAGTCTCTCGCTCCCTTTTGATAGCCTCAAGAGCAGGCCACATGCGTAGATGGCGGGCCATGGCACAAACTTCTGTCAAGGTGTCCAGATTCAGATTGAGGGTGGAAGTGTAAGAGAACTCAAGTAAAGCAAGCAAGCTCTGCTCACTGAAGCCTATGAGAAACCATAAATGATAACTGATTAATCCTAGGAAGGATAAAATACAAGATATAAATGTGCTGTCATAGGATAATGACTGTCTAAAGGTTGAGAATCTGGTGGAACACAAATGTGACAGGTTcagtcttaaaggaatagttcacccaaaaatgaaaattaccccactgattactcaccctcaaagcatcctaggtgtgtatgactttatctttcagacaaatacaatcggagttatattaaaaaatgtcctggtttTTCCAAGCTTTGTAATGGAAGTGAGtggtttcttttctttttttagtagtctaaaataagtataataaaGCACATTCATCGATCCATCATAAAGTGTgttccacacagctccagggggtgaataaaggcctcctaaGCAAActgatgcgtttttgtaagataaatatccatatttccaaCTTTagaaaccataatctctagcttcatCTTACTGTTGTACACACAACTGTGTGTACAAAGGACGTAGGCATAgtgtaagctctggtgagaagtgACAAAAACAGAAGCGCAGAGTAGAGAGCAATGCAAAACGCTGAATTAGAAGtataaaagaaagatttgtgaagaaaaatgtcagatttcaATATAAAGCAAGAGGacactggttttcctttgctaaacaaaggaaactttgcttcctttgcttctgtaaacaaacattggttCTCGTGAGagtagcatattctcaccggacCCCCCGATTGTATTGAtcagaaagaagaaagtcatatacacctaggctgccttgagggtgagtgaataatggcgaaactttcatttttgagtgaactatcccttcaaaatgttttttttaaaatgacttaagttcttaaaaaaaaaaaaaaaaaaatcatattcttTAATATTCTAAATTTACCATGGCAGTGGAAATCCAGTAAcaagtaaactaaaataaaatgctaaccAAAAGAGAAGATTACCTTAATAAAATATgcttaacagtaataataatacaatacttccctttttaaatgtacaagtGGGCACAACCactgattttgatttttatttggtttaatttgaatatatactACGCCATACCTGTAAGGTCAACATGTGACTGGGGATCAGTGGCCGAGTCCATTTCAGTAAATAACTCCTGGAAGTACTCGCTCACTGCTGCAAGGACTGCTTTGTGGGCAACGAAAGACTGGCCACCACCAGTTTTCAGTGTGATATCACAGAAGAGCCCTGCTTCTCGTTGGCTATTGAGCTTACTTAAGACTTGATGACTATGTGATTCCACAATCCTGGAGATAAGTCCCACATCGGAACACTGGAGACAGAGACAAAGTGAAAGTAAGAGataaattcaaaacaaacacgCAACCCTGACTGAGCTGTGGATAAATACGTTTGAAAAGCCAGTCTTACCGCTGATCTCTCAGATTGACTACGTTGACAATCCTCACAGCCAAAGACATAGTCTCTGACTTGGAAATACATTCCTGAAAGGAAGAACAGAACacaattattacagaaaaagaTTTGTCTATGCAAAAAAGAAAGTCAGTGCTCTCAGACCACTCCTAATTCCACAAGTAGATCAGTTCTGTGTGTAACTTCTGTGTGGGCATCACCTATTCTCTTTCACTTTCACATTACAGACAACATCGTTAAAGACTTCAAACTATGCAGCTGGCAGAGTAGGAATCTCATTTCGCAGCAGGTGAATTTTTTGCTTAGCAATGAAAATATCAGCACAGAACTCGGTCATGCTCATCTTTTTGTACAGCACTAGTCACTATACACTAGATAAGTAAGAAACACGCCAACGGAAAAAGTGGTTACGtgtggtaaaaatatttttgtttaattttacattGCAAACTTGGGATTACTTAAGACAAATACAACTCTGAGGGTAAAATGACTCAAAATGCAACATGCtttatgcaacattttattttccaagtgaAACGGaggaaaatgacaaataaacaaattagaatGAATGGATTGAAAACTGAGGTTactttaaaatcttattttccaAACTAGTATACACACTTGATCCTCATATCATATACATTGATAAATTCCACTCTCAGTTTTGTAAATTAACATTACTAACAACCTAACAAAATCAATGAGTCATCAGCAATTTTGATCCACAAATTTGATTACAACAATCTTAATTAAGACTGTGTACTTGTTCTTCTAGTTCGCAACAAGTTCACTTTGCAaactacgttttttttttttttttttttttttttttttaaatacggCACAGACAAAATACCCCAACAAGACGTATTGAGAAATCTCTCATGGCGCAATTCTGGGAAAACATGAAGGCACAGCAAAAGctcatattacttttataactcccaccaaaaaaaaatcctgatttaCCAATGAGAGAGTGAAGCAACAGATATGCCATCCTGCAAACTGTTCTCAGAGGACTGTGGAGTGGTGTAGCATAGAGgttaaatatctaaattaaaGTTTGTGGGTTTGAACCCCAGAGGTAATAGATGATCCATGAACTTTTTTGACTGGTCAGGTGACAGATCACAAGACACATACTGTTGAAaccataagtttacatacaccttgcagaatctgcaaaatgttaattattttaccaaaataaggggatcataaaaaaaaaataaaaaaaatgcatgttattttttatttagtacagacctgaataagatatttcacataaaatacatttacatatagtccacaaaagaaaataatagttgaatttataaaaatgaccccattcaaaagtttacattaacttgattcttaatactgtgttgttacctgaatgatccacagctgttttttgtttagtgatagttgttcatgagtcccttgtttgtcctgaacagttaaactgcccgttgttctttagaaaaatccttcaggtcccacaaattctttggtttttcagcatttttgtgtatttgaaccctttttaacaatgaatgtatgattttgagatccatcttttcacactgaggacaactgagggactcatatgcaactattacagaaggttcaaatgctcaatgatgcttctgaaggaaacacaatgcattaagagctgggggtgtaaacttttgaatagaatgtgTAGAAAGATGTGTACATGTTTACAttacttattttgcctaaatatcttgaGTCCCTCTTGATAtctatgagtccctcagttgtcctcagtgtaaaaagatggatctcaaaaccatatagtcattgttggaaaatattcaaatacacaaaaatgctgaaaaactagaGATTTTGTGGGActggtttaactgttcaggacaaacaagggactcatgaacaactatcactaaaccaaaaaaaaaaaaaaaaaaaaaaaaacagctgtggatcttccagataaaaacagtattaagaatcaagtatgtcagctttttataaattcaactattattttctcttgtggactatatgtaaatgtcttatgtgacatgtcttattcaggtcagtactaaacaaaaaaataacatgcattttgtatgatgcctcttattttggtaaaataattaacattttgcatattctgcaaggtgtatgtaaacttctgctTTCAACTGTAACCTTAGATTATTTCAGAGGAACAGTCCCTGAAATAAATGCACTGTACATTGAGCTGAATTCTCAATGGTTAGCAATCTACAAGTTTATTTAG from Labeo rohita strain BAU-BD-2019 chromosome 9, IGBB_LRoh.1.0, whole genome shotgun sequence encodes the following:
- the si:dkey-229b18.3 gene encoding uncharacterized protein si:dkey-229b18.3 translates to MASECTYGAQYDTDDTFRTTKLSADEQQQRERAGFVNGGCASVTSSAFFEVIGGSLYRRKLEKGFVQYREVLAEDKRLQSIATFHEKGPGKSHHTLEDTYRLVAEHYWWEGMYFQVRDYVFGCEDCQRSQSERSACSDVGLISRIVESHSHQVLSKLNSQREAGLFCDITLKTGGGQSFVAHKAVLAAVSEYFQELFTEMDSATDPQSHVDLTGFSEQSLLALLEFSYTSTLNLNLDTLTEVCAMARHLRMWPALEAIKRERETCQLRSRMHSSPGEPNNSVPGPYRRDHSSTSGGKVGLKRRRDDEEGEGSGSSWNIQAQHREHTVDKITDESETETLNPQLQCQVLSSFQMEGNGFPCSPNRRMKLMDFKSPSCKRKSSSRPASSIISTSPCTSTRSSSPSRRLLRSSPGAALALRRLLPKIDLSTKRKRKSSSYRSYKSQCEFSVTPSQSQANSLTRVTSVKDEDVEEEVCNTVPQDEVHSPRAQEKYRLLSFLGLQRKSLVPGPEELSGWGQKKRLRKLKVSDYSLTARRKPRAQGVPLAFGASLGVLAAVNPTLSLCDMSRMDLLNRPVKVEPWNQERSKRKRHDPAAQAVQPIARATRSRSLLQADSSATDRPLRRHHRNQDKAPSHPARRGRVPAHEASSPSKRNMLRIKQESSDSAILQPIHRRNTAYNPQGASPKATGRRGRPPADRTVRVATTKLQHTKRHKPGRPPIDKPKSSKQMESKKCNHATGKPQAKHSRTERGTQVKENRKIKECGNRKESPEVQYAIVNWDTSNHQQLHSHPLYKTIKEEPADPLPLTQPFPTSGDSDLGKRQSKPPVKLLDQGFLFGFCRPPSGIKREEDSVDIYLTRSVSHGSSSHCDTSPGMLRKDRLRARIMPDRTGLNGPHWAGLGNRHSPFSQRTAIRVKSERDETRVSQRSQVPRVSRHPQVTKRSCKVKKEPTKTKNVNKLLPLSSRRSVLLESIRRARLKQQKGPHGQASSGPHSCLQCRASYRDCDALIMHRIRHIEGKHWPCPLCSKTFFRQRNVRNHIRTHNPKIYKCRQCIAAQ
- the acp6 gene encoding lysophosphatidic acid phosphatase type 6; this encodes MWARVGLMGSVALGSLFWSQKNKTEASPYELKLIQVLFRHGARTPLKSIPDVLEAQWVPELLAAPAHTEIDYKVTDLQGGPRPPAPVEDSYRAKILTGGTYPGQLTTVGMQQLYDLGVRLRKQYIQEEPFLTPSFNPKEVYIRSTNIVRTIESAKCLVAGLFQQEQTGVVSILTDKAEKEILYPNYHGCKLLKQLIGPRWVGSSTLPDIAADLQSIQKALGVDPQQRLDFILIRDDMVARETHGLPLPTALENWRSLVEQRAVDMIYHIYEPSNRQNLQLCVGPLFDILLTNIENKIQGTTSTPDRKLFLYSVHDTTLMPCLMALGIFDMKWPPYAADITLELYQHRQTNQHYVKVSYIGQDQMIPGCSDVYCPLNEFKKAMAVYTLPDERYYALCDSVADHPKL